One genomic segment of Tubulanus polymorphus chromosome 4, tnTubPoly1.2, whole genome shotgun sequence includes these proteins:
- the LOC141903258 gene encoding LOW QUALITY PROTEIN: uncharacterized protein LOC141903258 (The sequence of the model RefSeq protein was modified relative to this genomic sequence to represent the inferred CDS: substituted 1 base at 1 genomic stop codon) → MVWKRFNTAIIRSPIDNSLKDRLKSLGIYKMSSTRRKHRGGKALTLGVLNCQSVRNKCDEIWDLVISHDIDIFCLTEIWITSGPKDKRFVKALNSHGYRFEFIPREKGYGGVGILVKDTVKSVDFVKCDVFQSIEVMQLRINLASKWLRVVAIYLTPPSPQNKLTTSQYFEEMPDLLTSLISTTDDLVIVGDINFHLDIPSKPECRRFLDMIGVFRLEQHVAEPTHRDGHILDVVMTRTGARFLRSLNVGDLISDHAIIVCRLRHRKPVPMMATRTVRKLRTLDNDLFNIYSISNQNVQEMNNVQDAILQFNDSLQKALDKQAPQKTISVTIRPSRPWFTDELIIAKQNKRKAEKVWRNSKLTVHYQIYQRCRKEYSKMIQRAKSSYYNTLIEDAAGDQKKLQRVYNEILQGGKTSSLLKHDNPGELADHFVKFFLDKVEVIRSTLPVDSLPNMQNSVLSECIMNEFEQTDDDEVRKIIMSAPNKSCDLHWEFLSMASGSVPDSMKVAIVTPILKKSSLDPESLQNYRPVSNLSFVSKVLERVVASRLREYMDRNHLRDVXQSAYKPRHSTETALLKVQDDIRTLID, encoded by the exons ATGGTTTGGAAGCGATTCAACACAGCCATTATTAGATCACCTATTGACAATTCTTTGAAAGACAGATTGAAATCTCTTGGGATATATAAAATGTCATCAACAAGACGTAAACACCGTGGTGGTAAAGCTTTAACACTTGGAGTACTGAACTGTCAATCAGTGAGAAATAAGTGTGATGAAATCTGGGACCTAGTAATTAGtcatgatattgatatattctGTCTAACTGAAATATGGATAACATCTGGTCCAAAGGATAAACGTTTTGTGAAAGCATTGAATAGCCATGGATATAGATTTGAATTCATTCCTCGAGAGAAAGGTTATGGAGGAGTCGGAATACTTGTGAAGGACACAGTgaaatcagttgattttgtGAAGTGTGACGTGTTTCAAAGCATTGAAGTAATGCAGCTTCGGATAAATCTTGCCTCAAAATGGCTTCGTGTGGTCGCTATATACCTCACACCACCGTCACCACAAAACAAATTGACAACTTCACAGTACTTTGAGGAGATGCCTGATTTACTGACATCTCTCATCAGTACCACTGATGATCTTGTTATTGTGGGTGACATCAACTTCCACCTTGATATACCCTCAAAGCCGGAATGCAGAAGGTTTTTGGATATGATTGGCGTTTTTCGACTTGAACAGCACGTTGCTGAACCCACACATCGTGATGGACATATCCTCGATGTTGTAATGACAAGGACTGGCGCCAGATTTTTGCGATCTCTTAATGTTGGTGATTTGATATCTGATCATGCTATAATTGTTTGTAGATTGAGGCATCGTAAGCCAGTTCCTATGATGGCCACAAGGACTGTCAGGAAGTTACGAACATTAGACAATGATCTATTcaatatctattctatatcGAACCAAAATGTTCAGGAAATGAATAATGTACAGGACGCTATACTGCAATTTAACGACTCGCTCCAAAAAGCTTTGGATAAGCAAGCACCTCAAAAAACCATATCTGTCACAATTCGCCCCTCTCGCCCATGGTTTACGGATGAGTTGATCATTGCAAAGCAAAATAAACGTAAAGCTGAGAAAGTTTGGCGAAATTCGAAACTAACAGTTCATTATCAGATATACCAGCGCTGCCGCAAAGAGTACAGTAAAATGATACAGAGAGCGAAGTCATCCTATTATAATACACTTATTGAGGATGCTGCTGGTGATCAAAAGAAACTCCAGCGTGTTTACAACGAAATTCTACAGGGCGGAAAAACTTCTAGTTTGCTGAAGCATGATAACCCTGGTGAACTCGCTGACCACTTTGTTAAGTTCTTTCTGGACAAGGTTGAGGTCATCCGTTCTACGCTACCAGTTGATTCGTTGCCAAACATGCAGAATTCAGTTCTTTCTGAGTGTATAATGAACGAGTTTGAACAaacagatgatgatgaagttcGGAAAATCATCATGAGCGCTCCAAACAAATC CTGTGACTTACATTGGGAATTTTTGTCAATGGCTAGTGGATCTGTACCTGATTCCATGAAGGTAGCAATTGTAACACCAATTCTCAAGAAGTCATCTCTGGATCCTGAGTCTCTCCAGAACTATCGCCCAGTTAGTAATCTCTCATTTGTGTCTAAGGTTCTCGAGAGAGTTGTAGCCAGTCGACTGCGTGAGTACATGGATCGTAACCATCTTCGCGATGTCTAGCAATCAGCCTATAAACCAAGGCATAGCACAGAGACAGCTTTGCTCAAGGTGCAAGATGACATTCGTACCCTCATCGATTAG